The genome window GCCCTTCCTGTTCGTGGTCATCGCCTGCGGCGCAATCTCCGGCTTTCATTCCCTGGTTTCCTCGGGCACCAGCGCCAAACAGTGCGAATCCGAAAAGGACTGCCAGTTCATCGGGTACGGGTCCATGCTGACGGAAGCGGGTCTTTCCACCCTGGTCATCATCGCCGTGGGCGCGGGCATCGGCCTGGGTCTGAGCACCGCCGACGGCGGCATGCTCACCGGCACCGAAGCCTTCACCACTCACTATGCCTCCTGGTCTTCCGCCGCGGGCCTGGGTGCCAAGCTCAAGGCCTTTGTAGAAGGTTCGGCCAACCTCATGGCTTCCTACGGCATTCCCAAGAACATCTCCCTGGCCATCATGGGCGTGTTCCTGGTGAGCTTCGCGGCCACCACCCTGGACAGCGCCACCCGCATCCAGCGCTACGTGGTGGGTGAGCTGGCCCAGGCATACAAGATGCCCGCACTGGCCAAGCCGCACGCCGCCACCCTCATCGCCGTGGGCACCGCCGCCGTGCTGTGCTTCAACGGAGGTTTCGGCATCGCCGAGGTCAAGAAGGGGGCACTGGCCCTGTGGCCGCTGTTCGGCACCGTGAACCAGCTCATGGCCGCCATGGCCCTGCTGGTGATCACCGTGTACCTGGCGCGGCGCAAGGCCCCGTCCATCGTCACGGCCATTCCCCTGGTGTTCATGATCGTCATGACCGCCTGGGCCATGATCTACAACCTCCAGGATTTCATGGCCAAGGACAACATGATGCTCTTCGCCATCGGGCTCATCGTCCTGCTGCTGGAGTTCTGGATGATCGTGGAGACCCTCATCGTCATGAAGAAGGTCATGGCCGATCCCGAACCCGTGGAGGACTGCGCCTAGCGCAAGCCTGTCTGTGACCGATCAAGGCCGCCTTTGGGCGGCCTTTTCTTTTTTCATGACAACCGGCTCGGATAGTTCACAGTTCATTGGAATTTTGCTAGCGTATAGAAAAATTCTAGAAACTGCGGTGGGGAGGCAGGATGTCATTGCACAAGCTCAGGGCGGTCTTCAAGGACTTGAACGACAAGTCGGACAAGGCGCGTGAGGCGGCCCTTTTCGAAATACAGGAACTCAAGAAGGATCTTACGGAACTGCAGCGGCATCTTTCCGGGCGCAAGCGGGAGACCTGCATCGTGCCCGAGGATCTGATCCGGTCCGCCTATGACATTTCCTATCACTACCGGGGCATGCAGCAGCGCCAGGCCATCCTGGCCGAGCTGCACGAGGAGATGGAGATCGCCGACGCCATGGAATACCTGGAGTCGCGCGGGGCCAAGATGTTGCAGCGTCCGTCCGGGTGGCACTGGACCAGTTCGCAGGACGAGCGGTTCCTGCTGCACGAGAACGACGCCATCGCGGCGGCGCAGAAGCTGCGCAAGCTCCTTGCCGGCGGCAAGCGCCGCAAGAAGGCCGCCAAGAAAAAAACGGTTTCCAAAAAATAGAGGCTTGGGGAGAACGTCCATCCTCTCCCCATAAGAAAGCCTCTGCCGTGGCGGTCATGGCAGAGGCTTTTTTGCTGGGTTCATTATCATAGAGCGGACAAGAGCTCGCTGCAAATCCGTATCCCAGTTCCTTCCCGCTGTTTCCGAACCAATCAATGAGTAATCAGGTCATGCTGACGAACACATATTTCCTGAAATCAGAGCGGATGGGCTTTCGGTGCTGGGGCATGGAAGACCTGGATCTGGCCGTTTCCCTGTGGGGAGATCCCGAGGTCACGCGGTTCATCGATGCGCGTGGGGAGTTGCGCAAGGATCTGGTCAGGGAAAGGCTGGAACAGGAAATCCTGAGGCACAAGGAGTCTGGCGTGCAGTACTGGCCGATCTTTCGGCTGGAGGATGGCGAGTTCGTGGGCTGTTGCGGGCTGCGGTCCCATGACCGTGAGAGAGCCGTCCTCGAGATCGGATTTCATATCCGTCGCGCCCATTGGGGGCAGGGATACGCCACCGAGGCGGCGCGCGCCGTCATTGCCTATGCGTTCGGCTCCTTGGGAGCTTCGGCGCTCTTTGCCGGGCACAACCCCGCCAACACGGCTTCGGCCCGGCTGCTGGAAAAACTCGGCTTCGTTTATACCCACGACGAGTTCTACCCGCCCACCGGGCTGCTCCATCCATCCTATCTGCTGCAACCGTGAAGCATCCGCTGTGCTAAGGGCTATTCTCAGCCCCTGTTTCCGCTTTTCTGCGTCACCCAGACACCGAGAAAGATGAGGGCCGCGGCGAGCATCTGCGTGGGCGAGAGGGTTTCGCCGAGAAAGACCCAGGCCACGGCCACGGCCACCACGGGCACGAGGTTGATGAACGCGGAGGCCCGGCTGGCCGGGATGCGTGCGATTCCGATGTTGTAGAGGCCGAAGGCCCCGAGGGTCACGAAGGTCCCCAGGTAGACGACCACGGGCAGGACGGTTCCCAATCCTTCGGGCATGTTCGTGACCAGCGGCCAGAGCCCGGGCAGGAAGAAGACCGCGCCGATGAAGGTCTGGATGGCCGTGAGCGTCCAGGGACCGAATGTGTCGCTGAGGCGCTTGACCAGCAGCATGTATCCGGCCGCGCAGACCATGGCCCCGAACTCCAGGAGATTGCCCAGGGCCGGGTTGGGGGCGTTCGCCGAAGGCGACCCCGCCAGGGTCAGCCAGGCCACGCCTCCAACAGACAACAACAACCCGGCATAGGCACGCAGGGTGGTGGTTTCTGCCAGGAAGACGCGCGCGCCCACGGCCACCATGATGGGCAGGGTGGCGGCGATGATGCCCGCCTGGGCCGAGGTGGTGTACTTGAGGGCGTAGGACTCCAGCAGGAAATAGAGGCAGGGCTGCAGAAGCGCCAGGGGGGCCAGCAGCTTCCAGTTCGCCCTGGTGGTTTTCCGGGGCAGCACCCGGCCGAGCATCGGCAGCAGGGCCAGGCTGCCGAAGATCAGGCGCAGCCACATGACCGTCCATGGCTCCAGGTAGGCCAGGACCGCCTTCATGGCCGGGAACGAGCTGCCCCAGAGCAGCACGGCCCCCAGTATGGCCAGGGTGGGCAGGACCTCGGTCTCGTGTTTTTTCGTCATGGCTATTGCTTTGGACACTGTTTTCTCCTTTGTCTTTCCGCTGTGTAGTCCCGAACCGGCCCATGGTCTTGCAGAAAATTGCTGACCGGAGATTGTTGCCGGATTGTAATGGATTGCGGTTCAGGATTCGGTATATGACAGGGCATGACCTCTCTGGCCGACATAGTTTCCACCTACGGGTACCTGGCCGTGGTGATCGGTACCATGCTCGAGGGTGAGATCGTGCTGGTGGTGGCCGGTTTCCTGGCTCACCAGGGCTACCTGAACATCGACGGGGTCATGCTCTGCGCCTTTTTCGGCAGCCTGACCGGCGACCAGTGTTTTTTCCTGCTGGGCCGGGGCAAGGGCGCGGAATTCCTGTCCAGGCGGCCCCATTGGCAGGCGCGCACCCAGCGCATCCGCACCATGCTCCATGAGCACAAGCGCAAGGTCATGCTCGGTTTCCGGTTCATGTACGGGCTGCGCAGCGTGGTTCCCTTGGTGCTCGGGGCCAGCGGCTTCCCGCTCAGGATGTTCATTGCCTACAATGCCATCGGGGCGGCCCTCTGGGCCGTGGTGGTCGGCTATGGCGGGTATTTCTTCGGCTATGCCCTGGAGGCCTTCTTCGATGACATCTCCAAATACGAACACTGGGTCATCGGAGCACTCGTCGTGGGCGGCATGGGCCTGTGGCTTTATCATCGGTTTCGGGAAAAGAAACGAAATCGAACAGCATAACCCATCACGCGCAGCGTGATCGCCAAAGGATTTTGAAGGGAGGGGCCCGGGGAGGGAAACTTTTGCAAAAGTTTCCCTCCCCGATTCTTTTTTAAGAAATGTACTGCGCCGGGGTCGCCCCCGTGAATTGCTTGAATCGATGGGTGAAGTGGCTCTGGTCCGTGAATCCGCTTTCCAGGGCGGCCTCGGCGATGGACATGCCCGAAAGCAGCATGCCCTTGGCCCGCTCCACGCGGCACTGCAGGTGATAGCGGTGGGGCGGTAGACCCGTGGCCTTCTTGAACACGCGCAGGAAATGGTAGCGGCTCAGGCCGGTCACGGACGCCAGCCTGTCCAGGGTGACCTTCTCGGCCAGGTTTTCACCCAGGAATTCCTTGGCCTGATGCACGGCCCAGGGCTCGGAGCCCGTGTCGGGCCGACGGATGCCGCCGTGGGCGAAAAACAGCCCGGACATGGCTTCGAGCATGGCCGATTCCTTGGCCAGCCGGTCCAGCCCCGAATGCACGGCCCGGTTGAGGAGCATGAGCCGCCGCGAGAGGTGGGGCGTGTGCACGATGATGTCCCGGAATTCGGGCAGCCCGTCGTTGCCGTCGCGCAGGTCCGCAGCCATGGAGCGCAGCCAGGCGTTGTCCACGAAATACATGCGGTAGGTGATCCGCGAGTCCCGGTCCATGAGGATTCCCGCGTGCACCTGCCCGGGGTTGAACAGGCACATTTCGCCCTGGGTGATGGTCACGCTGCCGTGCCCCGGCCCGAGCGCCAGGCACCGCCCCCGCTCCATGACGCCGATGGTGTAGCAGTCGTGCGTATGGTGCGGAAAGGAGTGGGTGCTGTCGGCGGACAGGCGGATTTCCAGCGCGTCCACGTCAGGGTCGCGCCAGTAG of Salidesulfovibrio onnuriiensis contains these proteins:
- a CDS encoding carbon starvation CstA family protein, coding for MNSLVIAALCFVGYFVAYHTYGKFLSKKIFKIDEALECPSCALQDDVDYVPTKKEVLFGHHFTSIAGLGPIVGPAIAIIWGWVPAVIWVFLGSIFMGAVHDFGALMVSLRNKGRSVGDVASSLISHRVRSLFLLIIFFELLIVIAVFALIIGILFNMYPASVIPVWGEIPIAVLLGYLIYKKGHGHTMWGIVALITMYVTVVIGAYYPISLPAIGSLNPIVIWVLIMLAYAYIASVLPVTTLLQPRDYINGHQLLVALALLGVGAVVAHPDFVAPAINVAPEGAPPVLPFLFVVIACGAISGFHSLVSSGTSAKQCESEKDCQFIGYGSMLTEAGLSTLVIIAVGAGIGLGLSTADGGMLTGTEAFTTHYASWSSAAGLGAKLKAFVEGSANLMASYGIPKNISLAIMGVFLVSFAATTLDSATRIQRYVVGELAQAYKMPALAKPHAATLIAVGTAAVLCFNGGFGIAEVKKGALALWPLFGTVNQLMAAMALLVITVYLARRKAPSIVTAIPLVFMIVMTAWAMIYNLQDFMAKDNMMLFAIGLIVLLLEFWMIVETLIVMKKVMADPEPVEDCA
- a CDS encoding GNAT family N-acetyltransferase, whose translation is MLTNTYFLKSERMGFRCWGMEDLDLAVSLWGDPEVTRFIDARGELRKDLVRERLEQEILRHKESGVQYWPIFRLEDGEFVGCCGLRSHDRERAVLEIGFHIRRAHWGQGYATEAARAVIAYAFGSLGASALFAGHNPANTASARLLEKLGFVYTHDEFYPPTGLLHPSYLLQP
- a CDS encoding DMT family transporter — encoded protein: MSKAIAMTKKHETEVLPTLAILGAVLLWGSSFPAMKAVLAYLEPWTVMWLRLIFGSLALLPMLGRVLPRKTTRANWKLLAPLALLQPCLYFLLESYALKYTTSAQAGIIAATLPIMVAVGARVFLAETTTLRAYAGLLLSVGGVAWLTLAGSPSANAPNPALGNLLEFGAMVCAAGYMLLVKRLSDTFGPWTLTAIQTFIGAVFFLPGLWPLVTNMPEGLGTVLPVVVYLGTFVTLGAFGLYNIGIARIPASRASAFINLVPVVAVAVAWVFLGETLSPTQMLAAALIFLGVWVTQKSGNRG
- a CDS encoding DedA family protein, which encodes MTSLADIVSTYGYLAVVIGTMLEGEIVLVVAGFLAHQGYLNIDGVMLCAFFGSLTGDQCFFLLGRGKGAEFLSRRPHWQARTQRIRTMLHEHKRKVMLGFRFMYGLRSVVPLVLGASGFPLRMFIAYNAIGAALWAVVVGYGGYFFGYALEAFFDDISKYEHWVIGALVVGGMGLWLYHRFREKKRNRTA
- a CDS encoding AraC family transcriptional regulator; this encodes MRSKERVRYWRDPDVDALEIRLSADSTHSFPHHTHDCYTIGVMERGRCLALGPGHGSVTITQGEMCLFNPGQVHAGILMDRDSRITYRMYFVDNAWLRSMAADLRDGNDGLPEFRDIIVHTPHLSRRLMLLNRAVHSGLDRLAKESAMLEAMSGLFFAHGGIRRPDTGSEPWAVHQAKEFLGENLAEKVTLDRLASVTGLSRYHFLRVFKKATGLPPHRYHLQCRVERAKGMLLSGMSIAEAALESGFTDQSHFTHRFKQFTGATPAQYIS